A part of Lacerta agilis isolate rLacAgi1 chromosome 7, rLacAgi1.pri, whole genome shotgun sequence genomic DNA contains:
- the LOC117050428 gene encoding protein B4-like, whose amino-acid sequence MEAVKTLDERNGVSVVAIKRYPRVDPIHLKYAQGLERGCLIRPQNSSALGAMGRFKLGTEEAKGKKSQEKHSNLDGKTVPKPKKAAKKPKVKIPVEKEGSWEKKEAAPSKTTKVKASKHQANLQQSPRQRSTPRGRKQPKSSRNGALPRPSRQTHLVPTPWETVFKESKRGAEAKAPAAAKKTKEAKGEKAKAGQGSKPPTAKGGREGENPASWGPKEA is encoded by the coding sequence ATGGAGGCGGTGAAGACCCTGGATGAGCGCAATGGGGTCTCTGTCGTGGCCATAAAGCGCTACCCCAGGGTGGACCCCATCCACCTGAAGTACGCCCAAGGCCTGGAAAGGGGCTGCCTCATCCGGCCCCAAAACTCTTCTGCGCTGGGTGCCATGGGGAGATTCAAGCTGGGCACAGAAGAAGCCAAGGGAAAGAAGAGCCAGGAAAAGCATTCCAATTTGGATGGAAAAACAGTGCCCAAACCAAAGAAAGCAGCCAAGAAGCCCAAGGTGAAGATTCCTGTGGAGAAGGAAGGTTCCTGGGAGAAGAAGGAGGCAGCTCCCAGCAAGACTACCAAAGTGAAAGCTAGCAAGCATCAGGCAAACCTCCAGCAAAGCCCAAGGCAAAGAAGTACCCCGAGGGGGAGAAAGCAGCCCAAATCTTCAAGAAACGGAGCTCTTCCAAGGCCTTCCCGGCAAACACACCTGGTGCCCACCCCCTGGGAAACTGTGTTTAAGGAAAGCAAGAGGGGGGCCGAGGCCAAGGCACCTGCAGCAGCCAAGAAAACCAAAGAGGCAAAGGGGGAGAAAGCCAAGGCTGGCCAGGGGTCCAAGCCCCCCACagccaaaggagggagggagggggagaatccaGCCAGCTGGGGCCCCAAGGAGGCCTGA